A stretch of Eubalaena glacialis isolate mEubGla1 chromosome 10, mEubGla1.1.hap2.+ XY, whole genome shotgun sequence DNA encodes these proteins:
- the LOC133099213 gene encoding tripartite motif-containing protein 64-like produces MDSDTLQAFQKELTCSVCMNYFIDPVTIDCGHSFCRPCLYLCWEEDQTPKSCPECRGLSEKPDFKTNIVLKSLASLARQDAAKQSNSSEVQICVTHKEAKGLFCEVDKTLLCGPCSASPEHAAHGHSPVQWAAEEYREKLLKRMGSLRKMAQEMQNSLNQEANKTQSLENYAAVRKVMIKVQYQRIHLFLREEEQLHLEALEKEAKETLQQLRESEFRMTQQKESLKEMYRELTEMCHKSDMELLQVRREAPSRTDFIQMQKPQPMNPELTSWPVTGILDMLNNFRVDNVLSQKMTIHNVSLSEDGTSVTFGGDHGVSRQPQIVERFVAWGAVAFTSGRHYWEVDVTHSSNWILGVCKDILTSDTDIIIDSEEAFFLFSMKVNNHYSLSTNSPPLIQYVQRPLGRIGVFLDYDNGIVSFYDVCRGSLIYSFLPSSFSSPLMPFLCLRSP; encoded by the exons ATGGATTCAGACACATTGCAAGCTTTCCAGAAGGAACTAACCTGCTCCGTCTGTATGAACTACTTCATAGACCCCGTCACCATAGACTGTGGGCACAGCTTTTGCCGTCCCTGCCTGTACCTCTGCTGGGAGGAAGACCAGACTCCAAAGAGCTGCCCTGAGTGCAGGGGACTATCAGAGAAGCCAGATTTCAAAACCAATATTGTACTCAAGAGTCTGGCTTCCCTCGCCAGACAGGACGCAGCTAAACAATCCAACAGCTCGGAGGTGCAGATCTGCGTGACACACAAAGAAGCCAAAGGACTCTTCTGTGAGGTTGACAAGACCCTGCTCTGTGGCCCCTGCTCTGCGTCCCCAGAGCATGCAGCTCACGGCCACAGTCCAGTACAATGGGCTGCTGAGGAATACCGG GAGAAACTTCTGAAGAGAATGGGCTCTTTAAGGAAAATGGCACAAGAAATGCAAAACAGTCTGAATCAAGAAGCTAACAAAACTCAGTCGTTAGag AACTATGCGGCCGTAAGGAAGGTGATGATCAAAGTTCAGTATCAGAGGATCCACCTGTTTCTCCGGGAAGAGGAGCAACTCCATCTGGAGGCACTGGAGAAAGAAGCGAAGGAGACTCTCCAGCAACTCAGGGAGAGTGAATTCAGAATGACTCAACAGAAAGAGAGTCTGAAAGAAATGTACAGAGAGCTGACTGAGATGTGCCACAAGTCAGACATGGAGCTGCTCCAGGTGAGAAGGGAGGCTCCATC CAGGACTGATTTCATACAGATGCAAAAGCCTCAGCCAATGAACCCAGAGCTCACTTCCTGGCCTGTCACTGGAATCCTAGACATGCTGAACAACTTCAGAG tGGATAATGTTCTGAGTCAGAAAATGACCATTCACAATGTGAGCCTTTCTGAGGATGGTACAAGTGTGACGTTTGGAGGTGACCACGGCGTGTCCAGACAGCCCCAGATTGTGGAGAGATTTGTGGCCTGGGGAGCTGTGGCCTTCACCTCTGGGAGGCATTACTGGGAGGTGGATGTGACACACTCCTCGAACTGGATTCTGGGAGTCTGTAAAGATATCTTGACGAGTGATACTGATATCATTATTGATTCTGAAGAagcattttttctattttctatgaaAGTGAACAATCATTATAGTTTGTCCACAAACTCCCCACCCTTAATTCAGTATGTGCAAAGGCCTTTGGGTAGGATCGGAGTGTTTCTGGATTATGACAATGGAATTGTGAGCTTCTATGATGTTTGCAGAGGTTCCCTCATAtatagtttccttccttcctccttctcctcccctctgaTGCCTTTCCTTTGCCTTAGATCTCCATGA